The Skermanella rosea sequence GGCCTCCACCGCGCACCGGATGCTGTGCTGGGTGCGGGCCCGGTTGACCATACGGCAGACGGCACCGCCGGCGGGATAGTAGAGGCCGGTGACCGCGCCGGTGCCGATGGTCAGGTATTGCGGCTCCTGGGCATGAGCCGGGACGGACAGGGCAGGCACGGTGACGGCGGCCATGAAAAGGGCCAGGATGGTTCTGAACATCGCTCCTCAGGAATTCCGGCGTGTACTGTCACGGTCGAGCCTCGCCGTCTCGGCCAGCGACCACTCGATCAGGCGCCGCAGCACCTTTCCCAGCGCCTCGTCATAGGCGGTGATGATGTCCTCGAAGCCCGCGCTGCGGGCGGGCTCGAAGGCCTCGAAGGTCCTGCTGGCCTCGATGCTCCGGCGCGGCATCGCGACCAGCTTGGCGTTGATGCGAACATGGACGCGCGGAGGCGCATTTTCCACCGCCGGGTCGTACTCGGCCTGGAACTCGCGCAATTCGCTCTTCAGGATGACGTCGGAGCGCAGGCCGATGGTGTCGCGCCCGACGGAGAGCGCCTTGCCGGAGTTCTCGAAGCTCTCGACCATCAGGGTCTGGACCATGGCGGGCGCCCGGTCGGTCCAGCTGACGCCGGCATAGTAGTCGAGGCTGGTGGGGGCACGACTGAGCGCGATCCGCCCGGTATCGATCCCGGCCGCAGCGACCGGCGGTTCGATCAGGATCTGGGAGCGGACCACCGGCAACCCGTCCGAGAAGGTGTTCTTGGGCGTCAGGGTGAAGAGCTTGGGCGGCGGCGAGAATCCCGGCAGGGAGCAGGCGGCGAGCAGCCCGAAGGCCACGCAGCAGGCAGGCAGGAGCCGCGCGAGGAGCGGAACCGGGACGGGCATTCTCATGGGCTCACTCCACGCTCACGCCCTGGCGGGTTCCGCCGAACAGGAAATCGCCGGGATCGCGCTCCAGCCGGGTCGTCACCCGGCCCAGATTATTGACCAGGCCCCTCAGTTCGGCGATCAGCAGGGTGAATTCGTAAAGGCCGGTGCCGGTGAAGTCGGCGATCGGCTCGCGGTTCTCCTTGACCAGCGCCTCGGCCTCCAGCGTCGCCCGGTTGAGCGACGCCGCAAGCGTCCTCAGTTCGCCGGTCACCCGCGAGACATCGGCCGTCACCCGGCCGGCGTCCTTGCCGACTCCCCCCAGAGTGGCACGCGCCTGGCCGAGCGTCGCGTCGGCGCCGTCCGTCAGACGCCCGGCATGGTCGCGCAGGTCCAGGACCAGGCCGTTCACCATGCCGAGGGTGGCCCCCAGTTCCGCTACCGTCCCCTCCGCCCCGGCGGCGGCCCTGGCCAGATGGTCGGTCATGGTCCGCACATTGACGAGGATCCGGGAAACCTCGGCCTGGTTCTGCGCCGTCAGGAATCCGGTGAGCTGGCCGGACAGGCCGACCAGCCGGTTCAGCAACTCGGGGGTCGTCTCGACCAGCGCCGCGAGGGACGAGGGGCGGCTCTGGATGATCGGCAGATCGCCGTCCTCCGCCTTCAGGAGCGCGCTCTCCTGGGTGCCGCCGGAGATCTCCACATAGACGGCGCCGGACAGCCCCTCCAGGGCCAGGTAGGCGACCGCGTCCTCCTTGATGGGCGTGTTAGCCGCGACCTCGATGACGACGCGGACCCGGCCGATGTTCTTCGGGTCCAGGCGGATGTCGCGGACGGTGCCCAGCGCGATGCCGCGGTAGCGGACCGGGCTGCCCTCCTGCAGTCCCGCGACCGAACCGGTGAACAGGATCTGGTAGCGCGAGGAGCCCGCCTCCTCGAAGCCGGACTTGGCCAGCCAGACGGTGAAGGCGAACAGGCAGCCCATCAGGAACAGCGTGAACACCCCGACCAGAAGATAGCTCGCCCGCGTCTCCATCCTCAGGCTCCGTTCCCGGAAGGTCCAGCCCCGGCATCCAGCGCCGCCCGGCCCCGAGGACCATGGAAATAGTCGCGGATCCAGGGGTGATCCAGCAGCCGGAGGGCATCCAGCGTATCGACCACGATCCGCCGGTCGATCAGGACGGCGATGCGGTCGCAGATCGCCCGCAGGCTGTCCAGGTCGTGGGTCACCATGAAGACGGTCAGGCCGAGGCTGCGCTGGAGGTTGCCGATCAGCGCGTCGAACGCGGCGGCGCCGATCGGATCGAGGCCGGCGGTCGGCTCGTCCAGGAACAGGATCTCGGGATCGAGCGCCAGCGCCCGCGCCAGGCCGGCGCGCTTCCGCATGCCGCCCGACAGCTCCGAAGGGTACTTGGACCCGGCCGACGGCGGCAGGCCGGTCATGGCGATCTTGATGCGGGCGACCTCGGCGATGGTGAGCGGGTCGAGGCCGGTGTGCTCCTTCAGGGGCACCATGATGTTCTCGGCGACGGTCATGGAGCTGAACAGCGCGCCGTCCTGGAACAGCACGCCCCAGCGTGCCTGAAGCCGGATTCGGCCGGCATCGTCCAGTCCGGCGGTGTCGTCGCCCAGCACCTCGATCCGTCCGGCGGCCGGGCGGTTCAGCCCGATGATCGTCTTCAGCAGCACCGACTTCCCCGTTCCGGACCCGCCGACGACGCCCAGAACCTCTCCCCGGCGCACGTCCAGGTCCAGGCCGTCATGGACGGTCTGGCTGCCGAACCGGGTGACGAGGCCGCGCACCCTGATCACCGGCTGGGACGCCGGGATCACCGGCTCAGACGCCGAGATAGGAGAAGAGGATCGAGAAGAGAGCATCGAGCACGATCACCAGGAAGATCCCCACCACCACCGACCGGGTCGTCAAGCGGCCGACGCTTTCGGCGCTGCCGCTCACCTTCAGCCCCTCGTAGCAGCCGACCAGCGCGATCACGAAGGCGAACACCGGCGCCTTGGACAGGCCCACCATCAGGGTGGACAGGGTGATCGCGCCGTGGAGCTGCTGCACGAACTGGCCGAAACTGATATCCAGTACGAAATAGCACATAACGGCGCCCCCCACGAGGCCGACGACGTCGGCGTAGAAGGCGAGCAGCGGCAGGGTGACCATCAGCGCCAGGGCGCGCGGCAGGACCAGCAGCTCCATCGGATCGAGCCCCAGCGTGCGCAGGGCGTCGACCTCCAGGTTGACCTTCATGGTGCCGATCTGGGCGGTGAAGGCCGACCCGGACCGGCCGGCGATGATGATGGACGTTATCAGGATGCCGATCTCGCGCAGGATCGATATCCCCAGCAGGTTGACCACGAACAGCTCGGCGCCGAACTGTCGGAGCTGGTCCGCCCCCTGGTAGGCCAGCACGACGCCGATCAGGAACGACAGCAGCCCGACGATCGGCAGGGCGTTCAAGCCGGTCTGCTCCATGTGGTGGACGAGCGCGGTCAGCCGCAGACGGCGCGGATCTACCGCGGCGCGGCCCAGCGCCGCCACCATCATGCCGAGGAAGCTCAGCAGGTTCGCCAGCTCCCGCGCCGCCTGCACCGTGGCGCGGCCGGTCCGCTCGACCATCGCCACGATC is a genomic window containing:
- a CDS encoding ABC-type transport auxiliary lipoprotein family protein; translated protein: MRMPVPVPLLARLLPACCVAFGLLAACSLPGFSPPPKLFTLTPKNTFSDGLPVVRSQILIEPPVAAAGIDTGRIALSRAPTSLDYYAGVSWTDRAPAMVQTLMVESFENSGKALSVGRDTIGLRSDVILKSELREFQAEYDPAVENAPPRVHVRINAKLVAMPRRSIEASRTFEAFEPARSAGFEDIITAYDEALGKVLRRLIEWSLAETARLDRDSTRRNS
- a CDS encoding MlaD family protein, with product METRASYLLVGVFTLFLMGCLFAFTVWLAKSGFEEAGSSRYQILFTGSVAGLQEGSPVRYRGIALGTVRDIRLDPKNIGRVRVVIEVAANTPIKEDAVAYLALEGLSGAVYVEISGGTQESALLKAEDGDLPIIQSRPSSLAALVETTPELLNRLVGLSGQLTGFLTAQNQAEVSRILVNVRTMTDHLARAAAGAEGTVAELGATLGMVNGLVLDLRDHAGRLTDGADATLGQARATLGGVGKDAGRVTADVSRVTGELRTLAASLNRATLEAEALVKENREPIADFTGTGLYEFTLLIAELRGLVNNLGRVTTRLERDPGDFLFGGTRQGVSVE
- a CDS encoding ABC transporter ATP-binding protein — protein: MLSSRSSSPISASEPVIPASQPVIRVRGLVTRFGSQTVHDGLDLDVRRGEVLGVVGGSGTGKSVLLKTIIGLNRPAAGRIEVLGDDTAGLDDAGRIRLQARWGVLFQDGALFSSMTVAENIMVPLKEHTGLDPLTIAEVARIKIAMTGLPPSAGSKYPSELSGGMRKRAGLARALALDPEILFLDEPTAGLDPIGAAAFDALIGNLQRSLGLTVFMVTHDLDSLRAICDRIAVLIDRRIVVDTLDALRLLDHPWIRDYFHGPRGRAALDAGAGPSGNGA
- a CDS encoding MlaE family ABC transporter permease; this translates as MTDHRAGLAWAGDGEDAGGVLAATGPWVIATANRLAPEIEAVRSRPGARLSLDLSGLAAVDTVGALLLLRLVDRLEGDGIEVEMTGARPEHAALIEAVHRADRSCEPSRLTRAHPIVAMVERTGRATVQAARELANLLSFLGMMVAALGRAAVDPRRLRLTALVHHMEQTGLNALPIVGLLSFLIGVVLAYQGADQLRQFGAELFVVNLLGISILREIGILITSIIIAGRSGSAFTAQIGTMKVNLEVDALRTLGLDPMELLVLPRALALMVTLPLLAFYADVVGLVGGAVMCYFVLDISFGQFVQQLHGAITLSTLMVGLSKAPVFAFVIALVGCYEGLKVSGSAESVGRLTTRSVVVGIFLVIVLDALFSILFSYLGV